TCACGAACGTATATCACATTCCCGCCAAGATTTTTTACATAAGGTCAGTAAAAAATTGGTTGATGATAGCCAAGTCATTGCTGTTGAAAATCTCAATGTAAAGGGATTGGTACGGAACCGTAAGCTGTCTAAATCTATTTCGGACGCTGGATGGGGAATGTTTGTCAATTTCTTGGATTATAAGTTGAAGCGTCAGGATGGAAAGCTCATAGAAATTGACAGATTTTTCCCTAGTTCTAAGATGTGTTCAAATTGCGGTCACGTTGTTGATAAGTTAACACTTGATATACGTGAATGGGACTGCCCAAAGTGTTTAACTCATCATCACAGAGATTCTAATGCAGCACTGAACATAAGGAATGAAGGCATCCGAATTCTAAACTCTCCTGCTTGTCAGGAAGCCACTGCCGGAGGGAACCGCTCAACGAAACTTACTCAAACCTACTCAAAGGCGGAAAGTCCAGTCATTCGTAGTGGGTCAAGCACCACAGGGTTAAACGGCAAACCCTTTATTC
This Aerosakkonema funiforme FACHB-1375 DNA region includes the following protein-coding sequences:
- a CDS encoding RNA-guided endonuclease InsQ/TnpB family protein produces the protein MSHSRQDFLHKVSKKLVDDSQVIAVENLNVKGLVRNRKLSKSISDAGWGMFVNFLDYKLKRQDGKLIEIDRFFPSSKMCSNCGHVVDKLTLDIREWDCPKCLTHHHRDSNAALNIRNEGIRILNSPACQEATAGGNRSTKLTQTYSKAESPVIRSGSSTTGLNGKPFI